The following is a genomic window from Thermodesulfobacteriota bacterium.
TCCCGGTCCAGCCGCTGAAGGCCGTGGGCGCCATTGCCATCGCCTATCCGGCCGTTGTCTCCGAACCGGTCATCGCCGCCGCCGGGATTCTTTTCGGGTCGCTCCTGCTGGTTTTCTCGCTGACCGGTCTGGTGGACCGGTTGGCGAAGCTGTTTACGCAGCCGGTTGTCCGCGGCATCCAACTGGCCCTGGGCCTGGTGTTTCTGCGCAAGGGGATCGAGCTGATCGTCAAGAAAGACCTGTTCCTGTCCGGCGGTTCGCCGGACCTGGCCGGGTTCAACGTGAATTTTATTCTCGGCATCGTTGTTTTCGTGGCGGTGCTGATGCTGCTGGACAACAAGAAAGTGCCGGCGGCCATGGCGGCGGTGGGCCTGGGGATCTTAACGGGTTTTATCTTCGGCGGTTTCAAGGGGCAGAACTTTTCGCTGGGGCCGACGCCGGTCCGGTTCATCCTGCCTTCGGCCCATGATTTCTGGATCGCCTTTTCCATGCTGATCCTGCCCCAGATGCCCCTGACCATCGGCAACGCCTGCGTCGGAACGGCCGACACCTGCCTGTCGCTTTTCCCGGGCAGCCCCCTGCTGAAGAAGGCCGGGGCGGGCAACTTCGCCCTGACCATGGGGATGGCCAATCTGCCGGCGGGGTTTATCGGCGCCGTGCCCATGTGCCACGGCACCGGGGGGCTGGCGGCTCATTACCGTTTCGGCGCCCGGACCGGCGGCGCGCCGGTGATGATCGGCGCCGTGCTGGTGGTCATGGCCCTGGGGTTCGGGGAACTGGGCTTTTCGCTCCTGTCCATGATCCCCAACGCGGTGCTCGGGGTCCTGCTCATTTTCGCCGGCCTGGAACTCTGCCCCCTGATCCGCAGCCTGAAAACCAACGAGGAGTATTTCGTGGCCCTGCTGATCAGCGGCATTTCCCTGGCGGTTCCCAATATGGGCTGGGCCTTCGGCATCGGCATGGCCGTTGATTTCTTCATCCGGAAAATCAAAATCAGGATATAGCGGCCGGATTGAAATACTGTGGTTTCTCGATTGAGAAGGCCGGAGTTGAGTTGTTTTATTGGCGATGATTTAAATGAGGCAGGGGGCGGTTGAGCGGAAGGGGCCCTCGCGGTAATGTCGGGCCGGGCGGCGAAAAAAGCCGTTTTGTTCGCTCTCCGACCATTCCGGGCGGTCTCAAAGCCCCCGGCTGAATTTCTCGAACTCGGGCTGTTCAATATTTCTGAAAAATGTCGGGATTTCGCCCTCAGACAGCGAGAAATTCTTTTCGCCGGGGGGCTTTGACACCGTACTTCCCGGAATGCTCGCAGGTCGCTCACAAAAGGCTTTTTTCGAGTCCGGCCGCGGGCAGCGATTCGGTGGTAAACGGCAGTCGATATAATAACAATGTTGGGCATATAAATCAGGCACAAGCAAATACTATAAATGACAAAATCAATACCAAAAACGTCTCAATTATATTTCTTTCTTATGCCTGACGAAACCAAGATCATATTAAAATTTTTAGTTGATCAAAATTGCATTATCATTGGAGATCGTTCAGAAAGCATTGAACCAAATGAAATCAAAATATTTAATGAAATTTCAAAGGTATATATTTGTCCTTCAGAATTAAAAGACAAAATACAAATGACCAAAGTTTCCAACGAAATCTATGTTGTCGATGAAACGACCTCCCCAGTCATTGAATTTAGCTGTTCGATTTTACGGAAATCAGAACTTTCAAGAGGGAGAATCTATTTTCGGGGAGGATACTTTGGGCGAGATCAATGGATGCCCTATCCTGACGTTTTATTCGATATTTATAAGAAGGTTACATCATTAATGAATAGAAAATTTCTCACAAAGAATCGTGAATATAAGGCATATATCAGCAAGGGTAGTCAGAATTATATTTCTGAAGGAGGCGTAATGAGCCAATTCTGACTGACAAATATACTAAAGGGCTTTGCCCAATTCAGCGCAAAAGGATCGCCAGGGCAGGCTTTGTTGAACGGCTTGGTTGAAGAACTGTACCCACCTTTATGTCAACCAGTGGAAGCCCTGGCTGCCGCCGTTAATAACAATAGAAGCACGACATGGGCGCCTTATTTGTGATATAGCAGATAACAACCATTAGAGCTGATTTGAAAGATCGGAAGAAACGGGCAGAACTTTAATGGGCGGGGATGGTTTTGGGAGCGACATTGATGGTTTTCGGGAAAGAATTCAGCAAAGGCCGGAGCGCAGAAACTTCAAACTGTTTGAGGCCGCCAGGCCGAGTTTTTGAAGTTTCAGCGGAGGCGTTTGCTGAATCCCGAAAGCCATCAGTCGCGAGCAAATCATCCCCGCCCATTTTCATACTCTGAAAGCATACTGCTCAGATCGGACGACAATTGACGGCAAGGTGGCGATAGCAGTATTAAAGGGTTAACAATACGAAGCCAAAGAGATGCAGAAGGTGGCATAGTTTTATCTCTGGTGAGGAACAAAACAATCGCGCCGCACGGTTCAACGCTAAAGGGCGCTGGAAATAGGACAAGATGAAAATCGATAAACGCTACCGGGACCTGCTGGGATATATCAAGGCCAACCGCTTCCGACTTTATGTGGCCATGCTGTGCATGCTGCTTACATCCGGCACCACCGCCGCCCTGGCCTATCTGGTCAAGCCGGCCATCGACCAGATTTTCATTACCGGCAACGAGGCCATGTTGAAGCTGATCCCCGTGGCGGCCGTCGCCGTGTCCCTGTGCCGGGGTGTCGGCATGTTCGGCCAGGACTATTTCTTAAGCCGCGTGGCCCAGGGGATCGTCAAGGAACTGCGCGACCGGCTCTACACCCGCATGTCGGCCCTGCCGTTGTCCTTCTTCCACGAGAAAAAGACCGGGGTGCTCATGTCCCGCATCACCTATGACGTCAACCTCATCCGCATGGTGGTGTCCAATTCCATAACCAGCCTGGTCAGCGATATCGGGACCCTGGTCTGCCTGCTGGCCGTGACCTTTTACCAGATCTGGGAGCTGGCCCTGGTGGCCTTTGTGGTCCTGCCCGTGGCTTTTTACCCCATCGCCACCCTGGGCCGGCGGGTGAGGAAGATCACCCGGCGTTCCCAGGAGCGCGTCGGCGACATGAACTCCTTCCTGCACGAAACCTTTTTCGGAAACAAGATCGTCAAGGCCTTCGGCCGGGAGGATTATGAGATCGCCCGCTTTCATAAAAAATCGGCGGCATTGTTCGCCAATGAAATGAAAAACACCATCGTCAAGGCACTGACCTCGCCCATCGTGGAAACCCTGTCGGGCCTGGGGATTGCCCTGGTGATCTGGTTCGGCGGCTCCCAGGTGGTCAAGGGCGTTTATACCACCGGCACTTTCATGTCGTTCATGGCCGCGGTCATGATGATGTATTCCCCGGCCAAGCGCCTGTCCAAGCTCAACGCCCAGATCCAGCAGGGGTTGGCGGCCTTTGACCGGGTGTACGAGATCCTGGAAACGGAGTCGGATATCCGGGAGGCGCCGGACGCGGTGGAGATCGAACGGAAAAACCACCGGGTGGTCTTCCGGGATGTCTGTTTCTCCTATGAGGACGGTGAGCCGGTGCTGACGGACATCAACCTGGATGTCGCCCCCGGCGAGGTGATCGCCCTGGTCGGGGCAAGCGGCGGGGGCAAGACTACCCTGGTCAACCTTATCCCCCGGTTCTATGATGTTTCATCCGGCGCGGTCCTGATCGACGGGCTGGACATCCGCCGGTCAACCATCGCCTCCCTGCGCCAGCAGATCGCTATCGTCACCCAGGAGCCGATTCTGTTTAATGACACCATCCGGGCCAACATCGCCTACGGCAATTCCGAGGCCACGGAAGCGGATATTGTCCGGGCGGCCGTGGACTCTTATGCCCATGAGTTCATCACCGGTTTCCCGGAGCAGTACGATACCGTCATCGGGGAACTGGGGGCGCGACTTTCCGGAGGGCAGAAGCAGCGGCTGTGCATCGCCCGGGCTCTGATCAAAGACGCGCCGATTTTGATCCTGGACGAGGCCACGTCTTCTCTGGACACCGAGGCCGAGGCCATCGTTCAGAAAGCCCTGACCAACCTGATGAAGGGCCGGACCACTTTTGTTATTGCCCATCGACTTTCCACCGTCAGCCATGCCGACCGGGTCATTGTCATCTCGAATGGAAGAATAGTAGAACAGGGGAAACACGACGAGCTGCTCGCCCTGGGGGGCGACTACTGTCGTCTTTGCCAGATGCAGTTCGGCAATGGCCCTTAAGATTAAATGATGACCAGCCGCTTGATGGTCGCCACGATTTTTTCCGGGTCATCCATGATCTGCATGATATCCATGTCCGAGGGGGATATCAGTTTCTGGGCCAGCAACTGCTGCTTGATCCAGTCGATCAGCCCAGACCAGTAATCCGTGCCGACCAGAATAACCGGCAGGGGTTTGATGCGCCGGGTCTGAATCAGGGTCACCGCCTCAAACAGTTCATCCAGGGTGCCGAGTCCGCCGGGCATGATGATATAGGCTTGGGCATATTTGACGAACATGACCTTGCGGATGAAGAAATATTCGAATTCATGCCTGACGTTGGCAAAGTCGTTGGGCTTCTGCTCGAAGGGGAGTTCGATGTTCAGACCCACGGAAATCCCGTTGTTTTCGGCGGCACCCTTATTGGCGGCTTCCATGACGCCGCCGCCGCCGCCGGTAATCACGGCGAAGCCATTCTCCGCGAAAAGCGCGGCGATCCTTTCCGCGGTCCGGTAGACCGGTGTGTCCGGCGCCAGCCGCGCCGAGCCGAAAATACTGACCGCCGGGCCGATATCGTGAAGCGCTTCGACGCCGTCCACGAATTCACCCATTATTTTAAATAATCGCCAACTCTCTTCCAGCTTAAAGTCATCAATAAGGTACTGTCTTCTCATTCCGCGCTTTCCATTCAAGTTTGATCCGATTTTTTCCATCACCGATTCCGAACCGTAACCCGGGGGCGATGCCTGTCCTGCAGACTCTGGGAGGCAGCAGTCGCTGCTCAGAAAGTTATAGAATTCATCCGGGCTATGGCTTAATTATTTGACGAATTGATTTCTGGAATCGGGAGAGAAGGCCCACGTTTTTTGCCACTTTTTTGATTTTAATCACAATGACCGTGATGTTATCCAGTCCGCCCATCAAATTAGCCAGCTCCACCAGTTTCTGGCAGGCGCCAACCGGTTTTTCAACGGTGACCGTGTCCCGGATCTCATCAAGAGACAGCATGTCGGTCAGACCGTCCGAACTGATGACGATGGTGTCGCCTTCCTGACATTTCCTTTCAACGGTGTCCGGTGCCACACTGGTTTTCGTGCCCACAGCCTGTGTCAGC
Proteins encoded in this region:
- a CDS encoding putative sulfate/molybdate transporter is translated as MKKKKSGKSSAVPVEESPPAFNANLKFDSMELAGSFGDLGTLLPIVLGMILINKLSPSAVFLSFGLFYLLAGYYYRLPVPVQPLKAVGAIAIAYPAVVSEPVIAAAGILFGSLLLVFSLTGLVDRLAKLFTQPVVRGIQLALGLVFLRKGIELIVKKDLFLSGGSPDLAGFNVNFILGIVVFVAVLMLLDNKKVPAAMAAVGLGILTGFIFGGFKGQNFSLGPTPVRFILPSAHDFWIAFSMLILPQMPLTIGNACVGTADTCLSLFPGSPLLKKAGAGNFALTMGMANLPAGFIGAVPMCHGTGGLAAHYRFGARTGGAPVMIGAVLVVMALGFGELGFSLLSMIPNAVLGVLLIFAGLELCPLIRSLKTNEEYFVALLISGISLAVPNMGWAFGIGMAVDFFIRKIKIRI
- a CDS encoding ABC transporter ATP-binding protein, producing MKIDKRYRDLLGYIKANRFRLYVAMLCMLLTSGTTAALAYLVKPAIDQIFITGNEAMLKLIPVAAVAVSLCRGVGMFGQDYFLSRVAQGIVKELRDRLYTRMSALPLSFFHEKKTGVLMSRITYDVNLIRMVVSNSITSLVSDIGTLVCLLAVTFYQIWELALVAFVVLPVAFYPIATLGRRVRKITRRSQERVGDMNSFLHETFFGNKIVKAFGREDYEIARFHKKSAALFANEMKNTIVKALTSPIVETLSGLGIALVIWFGGSQVVKGVYTTGTFMSFMAAVMMMYSPAKRLSKLNAQIQQGLAAFDRVYEILETESDIREAPDAVEIERKNHRVVFRDVCFSYEDGEPVLTDINLDVAPGEVIALVGASGGGKTTLVNLIPRFYDVSSGAVLIDGLDIRRSTIASLRQQIAIVTQEPILFNDTIRANIAYGNSEATEADIVRAAVDSYAHEFITGFPEQYDTVIGELGARLSGGQKQRLCIARALIKDAPILILDEATSSLDTEAEAIVQKALTNLMKGRTTFVIAHRLSTVSHADRVIVISNGRIVEQGKHDELLALGGDYCRLCQMQFGNGP
- a CDS encoding TIGR00730 family Rossman fold protein, yielding MRRQYLIDDFKLEESWRLFKIMGEFVDGVEALHDIGPAVSIFGSARLAPDTPVYRTAERIAALFAENGFAVITGGGGGVMEAANKGAAENNGISVGLNIELPFEQKPNDFANVRHEFEYFFIRKVMFVKYAQAYIIMPGGLGTLDELFEAVTLIQTRRIKPLPVILVGTDYWSGLIDWIKQQLLAQKLISPSDMDIMQIMDDPEKIVATIKRLVII